The DNA region CTACAGCAATTATTCCAAGCAACTTTCCTTCACTAGCCACAAATATAGGGGTTTTTCCTTCATAAGCCAACTTGTCTGCTATAGACTCTCCTTCAGCAAGCATTATTTGATGATCGATTAAGAATTTCTGATTACCTATAAGAAGTTCTTTACCTTCTGAATAAGCTTTAAGCCCATGCCCAGCAACTTCTTCATAACTGTCCAGTTCTTTAAGCATTAACTTTCTACTATCAGCTTCATTAATAATAGCTTCCCCTAATGGATGATCTGACTTTTTCTCAGCTGAAGCTGTCATCATTAATAAACTGTCTTCATTCATTCCATTAAACGTATAGATATCTGTTACTTTAGGTTGACCTATTGTTATCGTACCTGTTTTATCGAGAACCACTGTATTCACTTTATGCAGAGTCTCTAGAGCTTCTCCATCTTTAATAAGTATACCATTGCTTGCACCTTTTCCTGTACCAACCATAATCGCCGTTGGTGTTGCAAGACCTAGAGCACATGGACAAGAGATAACGAGAACTGCAATCCCAATAGATAATGCAAAAGTGAAACTAGCTCCAACAAGCAACCATACAATAACAGAAGCTAATGCTATAAGAAGAACGGTTGGTACAAATACACCACTGATTTTATCGGCTAGCTTTGCAATTGGTGCTTTTGTACTTTGCGCTTCTTCAACAAGCTTAATAATTTGCGAAAGGGTTGTATCTTCTCCAACTTTTGTAGCTTCAACAGTGATAGCACCTGACTTATTGATAGCCGCTCCAATAACAGCACTACCTTCTTTTTTTGCTACAGGTATACTCTCACCTGTCAGCATGGATTCATCTACTGTGGTCGTACCTTTAACAATCATACCATCAACAGGGATTTTAGCTCCCGGCTTAACTAGTATCTGATCTCCTTTTTTGACCTGCTCAATAGGTATTTCCTTTTCAACACCATTTACAATAATAATTGCTTTTTTAGGCGCTAAATCCACCAAAGCTTTTATGGCTTCAGAAGTTTTTCCTTTAGCCCTACTTTCTAAAAATTTACCTAATGTAATTAAAGTAAGAATGACTGCAACAGACTCAAAATAAAAATCCATAGCATATTGCCCTACTAACTGCATATTTCCAGTCTGAAAACCTTCATTAAGCCTAGTCATGACAAATACTCCGTAGATCAGTGCTGCCCCAGTTCCAACAGCAATAAGGGAGTCCATATTAGGTGACCCTTTTATGAGTGATTTGGTTCCAGAACGGTAGTACTTAAAGTTGGCTATAACAACAGGAAGTACAAGTAATAATTGCACCCATGCCATGGTTAAGCTGTTTTCCATACCCATTAAAAAGCTTGGTGCAGGTAGTCCCATCATAGGTCCCATGGCTAAATAGAAGACTGGAATAGCAAAAATCACTGATATAATAAATCGTCTCTTTAAAACCTTTTGATCCTCTTCAAAAGAACTCAACATATGGTCATCTGCATTATGGATTTTAGCCCCATATCCTGTCTTTTTCACTATGGATATAATATCCTCTGAGGATACATTCTTTTCATCATACTCTACTTCCATACTATTGGCTAACAAGTTAACTTGAACTTTTGATATACCTGCTCCTTTATCAACATTTCTTTCAATTGCGCTGGAGCATGCAGAACAAGTCATCCCAGTAATATCATATTTTTCCTTCTTCATAGGATACCTCCTTACCCCTCCCCATAGGGGGTGTATTTATATTTTATATCATATGCTCTTTTCTTAGTTTTGTCAATAATTATTTTAAAATACAATGGAAACACTAGTATTGACTCACTCCTACTTGACAAAACTGAAATTTCCTCTATAATTAGAGTTAATTAATAATCATTATTAATTGATATAATTAAAATCTCTCCAATGAACGAGGTGGTATAATGAAAATAGCATTCTTTGATACAAAACCCTATGATAGAGAAATATTTGATGAACTTAATGAAATTTATCATTATG from Vallitalea okinawensis includes:
- a CDS encoding heavy metal translocating P-type ATPase gives rise to the protein MKKEKYDITGMTCSACSSAIERNVDKGAGISKVQVNLLANSMEVEYDEKNVSSEDIISIVKKTGYGAKIHNADDHMLSSFEEDQKVLKRRFIISVIFAIPVFYLAMGPMMGLPAPSFLMGMENSLTMAWVQLLLVLPVVIANFKYYRSGTKSLIKGSPNMDSLIAVGTGAALIYGVFVMTRLNEGFQTGNMQLVGQYAMDFYFESVAVILTLITLGKFLESRAKGKTSEAIKALVDLAPKKAIIIVNGVEKEIPIEQVKKGDQILVKPGAKIPVDGMIVKGTTTVDESMLTGESIPVAKKEGSAVIGAAINKSGAITVEATKVGEDTTLSQIIKLVEEAQSTKAPIAKLADKISGVFVPTVLLIALASVIVWLLVGASFTFALSIGIAVLVISCPCALGLATPTAIMVGTGKGASNGILIKDGEALETLHKVNTVVLDKTGTITIGQPKVTDIYTFNGMNEDSLLMMTASAEKKSDHPLGEAIINEADSRKLMLKELDSYEEVAGHGLKAYSEGKELLIGNQKFLIDHQIMLAEGESIADKLAYEGKTPIFVASEGKLLGIIAVADTVKETSRAAIAAMQDMGLEVIMLTGDNKKTAEAIRRQVGIRKVVAEVLPQDKSNVVKELQEHGQLVAMVGDGINDAPALAGADIGIAIGSGTDVAIESADVVLMKSDLFDVVTAIELSKATIRNIKQNLFWAFAYNSAGIPLAAGVFFSLLGWKLNPEFAAAAMGLSSITVVSNALRLKAFKAKNPEDIQLKTESVEGEVVSYEGKVHDNRNTMMEVGEMKMKVSIEGMSCGHCSARVEKLLNAMEGVTDAVVNLEEKYATANVSDAVTDEAVKEAITDAGYEVVAIEKV